A genomic region of Cryptococcus neoformans var. grubii H99 chromosome 13, complete sequence contains the following coding sequences:
- a CDS encoding 26S proteasome complex subunit DSS1, translating to MSEQKNLTEKKEEATAGSSTTNVQPDKKPLPKLGALEDDDEFEDFPATDYEGNIQDSLKKAAAGPSDSDNLWEDNWDDDDVDDDFTKQLRTAIQERANAAADETMKE from the exons ATGTCTGAACAGAAGAACTTAacagagaaaaaggaagaagctacTGCCGGATCTTCGACTACCAACGTCCAGCCGGACAAAAAGCCGTTACCCAAGCTTGGCgctttggaagatgacgatgagttTGAA GACTTTCCTGCCACAG ATTATGAAGGCAACATCCAAGACTCCTTGAAGAAAGCTGCTGCCGGTCCTAGCGATAGCGATAACTTGTGGGAAGACAACtgggacgatgatgatgtagaTGATGACTTTACAAAACAATTGAG AACGGCCATTCAAGAACGGGCAAATGCGGCAGCCGACGAGACCATGAAGGAGTAG